TGTAAGCTCTGCTGTAAGCTCTGCTGTAAGCTCTGCTGTAAGCTCTGTGAAATTGTCCAGAATACGGACAATTTCCTGCTGAACAGGTAAGGGGGGAAGAGGAATTTGCATATCTAATACATCTTTCATACTAGGATGCTTTATTCCTGACCCACGATAGAATGTATCTATTACTTCCCCTTGACTAAGTAACCAATAATATAAATATTTATTTGATAAAATTGTAGTATCAGCTGATGTCGCAATACGATTATCAGCCGTAACAAATTTTCCTTTGTAATACTTTATTACATCCTTTACAGGACGTGATTTTCCCCAAGGAATTGTTACGACTTCTCCCTCACATAGATTATCACCTGCAAGTTCTTCAGTTGTCCATCCTGTTTGCTCGCCAGTTGAAAGAAGAAATACATTTCCCCCCTCTTTTTCTAGATCAAAAAGTTTCGATGCAAGTAAATAAGGATATTTGATGATTTTGGGTTGCTTCCTCCTATCTACTGCATTAAATTTTTTATCCCAGATGGTGACTTCCCATAGTGATTTTCGTTCAACTCCATTCGGACAAAGCTCTGCTATCAGCTCATCTAACCTGCTCATTTGCCCACCTCAATTTCTGCAATAATCTTATCTATTTCTTCCCTTAAAATCTGCTCTCTCGCCACAATTTTTTCTATCTCAGCATTGAGGGCAACAATATCAATCTTTTCTCTGGTATCCTCTTGTTCAACATAGGTAGAAACAGACAGGTTATAATCTTGTTCAGCTATTTCACTGTTTGGCACAAGCCTAGCAAAATGCTCAATATCTTTTCTTTCCTTAAATGCATTAAGAATGGTCTCAATATTTTCCTGTGTTAGCTTGTTGTTATTCGTAACCTTAACAAATTCCTTTGAAGCATCGATAAATAAGGTGCTATTTTCTGATTTAGACTTCTTCAGCACCATAATGCAGGTAGCAATGCTGGTACCATAGAACAAGTTATCCGGTAACTGAATGATACAGTCGATATAGTTATTGTCAATCAGGTACTGCCTGATTTTCTTTTCAGCACCACCGCGATACATTACACCAGGGAAACATACAATAGCCGCTGTTCCGTTTGTTGCAAGCCAAGAAAGGCTATGCATAATAAAAGCAAGATCTGCCTTGGATTTAGGAGCCAATACTCCCGCTGGAGAAAAACGGGGATCGTTAATCAAAATAGGATCATTGTCGCCCTTCCATTTAATAGAGTAAGGTGGATTTGATACAATGGCTTCAAAAGGCTCATCATCCCAATGTTGCGGATCTGTTAGCGTGTCACCAAGGGCAATATCAAATTTGTCATAATCAATATCGTGCAGGAACATATTGATTCGGCACAGGTTGTAGGTTGTAATGTTGATTTCTTGACCGAAGAAGCCTTGTCGTACATTTTCTTTACCAAGGATTTTGGCAAACTTGAGTAGTAGAGAGCCAGAACCACAGGCAGGGTCATAAACCTTGTTCACTTCGGTTTTTCCCACGATTGTAAGATGGGTAAGGAGTTCAGAAACCTCCTGCGGCGTATAGTATTCACCACCACTTTTTCCTGCATTGGATGCATACATACCCATTAAAAATTCATAAGCATCACCGAATGCATCTATGGTATTGTCTTTGTAATCTCCCAGCTTCATTTCTCCAACAGAATTCATTAGCTTAACTAACTTTTCATTACGCTTTGCTACAGTGTTACCTAGCTTATTGCTGTTAACATCAATATCGTCAAACAAGCCTTTGAAATTATCTTCACTCTCTGTTCCTTGCGCAGATGCTTCTATATTACTGAAAATCTGCTCTAGTGTTTCATTTAAGTTTTCATCGTCCTTTGCACGAGTTCGGACATTTTCAAAAAGTTCGCTGGGTAAAATAAAGAAGCCCTTTGTCTTAACTAAATCCTCTCGTGCCTGTTCTGCTTCTTCGTCGGATAGCTTAGCATAATCAAACTCCGTATTGCCAGCTTCCCATTCTCCTGCATTAATGTAGGCAGTAATATTTTCAGATATGTATCGATAAAACAGCATACCTAGAACATATTGTTTAAAGTCCCAACCATCTACGCTGCCTCTTAGATCATTTGCCATATTCCATATCGTGCGGTGTAATTCCGCCCGTTCTTGTTCTTTTCTGTTGTTTTCCATAGCTCTACTTCCTTTCTTCAACCATATTAGGCACTAATTCCATGATATCTTTAAAATCAACGCCAAGCGCCGTACAAACCTTTACAAGAACGTCCATACTGACATATTCGTTTTTAGAAAGCTTTGAAATTGAAGATGGACTTATTCCCGCAGCAGCTTGTAAATCTTTCTTCTTCATATCGCGGTCAATCAACAATTTCCAAAGCTTTTTATAGCTAACGGTCATCTTGGTCACCTCTTTATATATGTTTTTTCCATTATAGCACATTTTCTTCAAAAATAACATGATAATTCTGTGTTTGTGAAGTAATTTTACAATGTTAACAAAGATAATGATAGTTGTGTATGCCATTATTTTTGATTTTTATTTAAATAAATACTTTTAGACAAAAATGTCTGTAAGTCTATTTGTAAAACCAAAGGCAAAGTTATAACATTAAGCCTTCTTAAATTTAATACCACTTTCGCTCAAATTTGAGCAAAAGCATAAGCATTACAGCCGTCTTTTCTGGAAAGTAGACAGGCTGTTTTTTATTTTAGGGGGTTCGAATCAATAGAATTCTTCGCTTATGGATGAGGAAGGAAAATATTTTTCTAAAATCCTCAACTAATGTGCCCTGCCGTGGCTATAAGGTGAGAGGAAAAATAATCCACCAATGAAAGCATAGTTTTTCTCTCACTGCTCCTTGACAACTGAATACCCCGAAATGCAAGAGATATTTCAAGCAGAATATGCCATGACGATAATTCCGAGCGTATTCCTTGAAAGATAACGAGGTTGTGTCAAACAAGGCAAACCCTCTGGAACAGTAGCGTTTCGGGTCATTAATAAAAGACAAGGAGGTGAAATAACTGAATATACAATACGAGAACTTGCCACAGGTGCTTAAAGATATGCCACAGTTTTGCTGTTGGAAATATGAAGAGCGAAGCGGCAGAAAAACCAAAGTTCCCTATAACCCGGTAACAGGAAAAAGGGCAAAAGCAGATCAGCGGAGTACATTTAAAGATTTTAGTTCTGCGGTTGCTGCTATAAGTGATTATGACGGTATCGGATTTTTGGTGGGTAATGACATATGTGTTATCGACTTAGATGATTGCTTTGATAGTGGTGGTAAGCTTAAGCCTGTTACCCAAAATGTTGTAGAGGCTTTTAGTGGTTGTTATATGGAACACAGTCCATCTGGGAAAGGGTTGCATATTTTCTTTAAGGCCACAGGCTATGACTTTGACAAAACAAAATACTATATCAACAACAGAAAGCTGGGAGTTGAGGTCTATGTGGCTGGAGCAACAAACCGCTTTGTTACCGTAACGGGCAATGTGTATGCAGATGGTGCTACAACTCGAAACGGTAAAGGTACGCTATGCGAGAGCATTCTAAAAGTATTAGGCAGCTATGGCTGTACCGCAAGGCCGGAAACTATCAGTCTGAAAAAGAACAATAATAGTTCAAGTCCCAGTGAAGATATTGCCCGGCTTGCAGGAGTTCGCTTTGTGAATATCTCCGAACCTAGCAGAGGCCTTGTCCTAAATGCTGCGCAGGTAAAAAGCATGACGGGCGGTGACACCATTAATGCAAGGTTTCTGCACGAGAATTCCTTTGACTTCTCACCGAAGTTCAAGTTGTATATCAACACCAATTATCTGCCCGTTATTACAGATATGACGCTATTTTCCAGTGGCAGAGTGGTGATTATCCCCTTTGAACGACATTTCGATGAAAGCGAGCAGGATAAAAGCCTAAAACGTGAATTTGCCAAACCGGAGAATCAAAGTGCTATCCTCAACTGGCTCATTGAAGGCTATCGGCTGTTAAAGAAGGAAGGCTTGACTTTACCCGATTCCGTCAAGACAGCCACGGATGCTTACAAGCATGACAGCGACAAGATAGCATTGTTCTTTGAAGATGCCTTGGAAGAAAGTCCTAACAGTGAGGTGCGGACATCCGAAGTGTATGCCCGATATCAACGCTGGTGTAGTGCCAATGGCTGTTATTCGGAAAATGCCAGAAACTTCAAACAGGCCTTGTCCGCCATCGCCCGTGTGGAGCGGAAACGACCACGTTCTGGCGGTGGGATGACCACACTTTTAATGGGCTATAAGCTGGCCAATGACGATGAGTTTTTCCTCCTTTAAACACATTGTAGCAGCTTGTAGCAAGTAAAACAGGTTATATGAAAAAACGCTCTCGTATAGAGAGTTTAGTTTTTACCTGCTACATCTTGCTACAAAGCTTAAAAACACTAAAACAATGGATACAACTCCATGTGTTGATACCTGCCCCTAGGGGAGGTCAAATCTCCACACCTTTTCATCTGGACAACGGGCGTGGGGCAACGCGTAAAAAAACGCGGTTTCAAACAGGGTATATACCCCACATTTAATAAAATTTAGGAGGTAAAGGATTATGGCAACTTCAACAACTTATAATAGAGCGTTTTGGAATGTTATGAAAGGAAAAGAAGAAAATAATCAAAATCTAAGCGAGGGCTTTGATAATGCAGGAGCCTATGTCGCACCAGATGAGTTCCGAGAAGGCTTTAACACTGCTTTGGCAAAGGAGAATATATTCCGCAGATTTGTTACTGTTATCAATCTATCTTCTGCAGAAGGTAAAATTCAAGCGGTATCCTCAACGAGTACAGCAGATTGGGTTGAAGACGGAGATCCAATCCCCGAAAGTGCCGATACATTTACACAGTTTCTGGTGAAATCATACAAGCTGGCATCTCTTGTCAAGCTAAACCGCTCATTTGTCACCGATATGAACTTTAATCTTGAAAAATATTTGATGGGTGATTTTGCAAAGCGTTTTGGCAAGGCTGATGCATTGCAGGGGCAAATCGGATTTTCTGCTTACGAGAGATTGGATGGGAAGCTAATTCAACCGGATGCTCTGAAAATATTACAAATAAAAGCTTAAATAATGGATTAGGCACTGAGTCATCAATTCTGCTCAGTGCCAGTTCCTTCAAAACATCGGACAGGAGGTCACGATATGGAAAACCAAAGTAACTGCCGCACAACCAAATCCGATATCGGAGGTACGGTCTATGTGGTGGAATCACGAATAAGTGATTCAGCAAAGGAAAGTGTATATTCCAAGCTGAAACGACTGATTACAGTCAACGCAAAAAACCTTTCAAAGTTATCAGATAGTTCATATAAACCCACGGAAATCAACTCGACTTCTTCAAGGTAGTACGGTAATATACATAGTGCTAAACCGCTTGAAGACTGTCGGAAATGGAGGATAAAAATGAATAGACAGTCAACATTTAGCACTATACGTAAATCAACATTAGCATTTGAAGAAGCGAAAATTACTGCTCTGTACTGCAGGCTTTCCCGTGATGATGAGCTTGAAAGTATGCTGAGGACAACGGTTTTCGCAACATCGAATTTTATGTGGATGATGGGGTCAGCGGTACAACTTTTGATAGACCAGACTTTAACCGCATGATTGCAGATGTAGAGTCCGGTAGAATCGGAACGATTATCATTAAGGATATGTCACGCTTTGGCAGGGATTACCTTAAAGTAGGTTATTATACCGAGATTATGTTTCCTGAAGCAGATGTACGATTCATTGCTATTAACAACGGTATTGATAGTGCAAACCAAGCAGACAGTGACTTTACACCGTTTCTTAACATTATTAATGAATGGTACGCTAAGGATACTAGCAAGAAAATCCGTGCTGTGTTCAAATCCAAGGGACAATCTGGTAAGCCACTCTGCACCAATCCACCTTACGGTTATATTAAAGACCCTGAAGATAAGTTGCACTGGATTATAGATGAGAAAGCCGCCGAAGTGGTCAGAGATATTTTCCGACTGTGCATGGCTGGCTTTGGACCCACGCAGATAGCAAAGCAACTTGAAAAGCGATGCATTGATACACCTACGGTTCATCTTCGCAAAATGGGTATTAACACTCCAACAAGACCACCTGAAAACCCATATGCTTGGTCGGCTCGTACCGTAGCATATATTCTGGCTAAAATGGAATATCTAGGCCACACAGTGAATTTCAAGACTTCTAAAAAGTCATATAAGAGCAAAGTCAAGATAATGAACAATCCAGAAGATTGGCTGGTTTTCAAAAATACCCATGAAGCAATTATTGATGAGGGGACTAAGGAACTTGCCAAAGAACTCCGCCAAAGTAAAAAGGAGTACGAACAAGCTCAGGCTCGTATTGCTGACATAGACAAAATCATTCGAAAGCTATATGAGGACAATGTGATGGGCAAAATTCCCGAAGAGCGTTTTTACAAGATGTCGGCTGAATATGAAGCCGAGCAGAAGGTACTGGAAGAAAGGATAACCAAATTAAAACATACTATTGATACAGCAAATGAACAGTCTCTAAATACCGACCGTTTTTTGGCACTGGTTAAAAAGTACACAGAAATTACAGAATTGGATGCAGAGATTATTCGAGAGTTCATTGACAAAATTATAGTATTCAAGGCTGAAAAGGTAGATGGCCGCAGAACCCAGCGGATTCAAATTTTCTATAACTGCATTGGTGCTATCGACTTACCAAAATAAACGAAAAAACGGCATAGCCGAATATCAACGACTATGCCGAATTTTTTAGGAATTATAAATCCCTATCTGACCGCTCCTAAGGGCAGCCTCTTTTTACATTGTAAAAAGGGGGTTAACTTATTTTAACAAAGGGGTAATATGTGCTTAACTTAGATTTATTATAATTTGTATAGAAAGAAAAAATTATAATAAATTGGAGGTTCTTTATATGAAAAAAAATAATCTAAAACTCTTACTTACAGCTCTTTTAATAACAACAACATCTATGGTATTTGCAGCTTGTAGTGGGAAAGATAATAATTCAAAGGATACTTCTAAAGGGGAAAAAACACAAACTATTACTTCTTTAGGTTCAACAGCATTGAAGCCTTTAGTAGAAGAGTCAGCTAAAAAATTTAAAGAAAAAAAACCAAAAGTTACTA
This window of the Clostridium cochlearium genome carries:
- a CDS encoding type I restriction-modification system subunit M, with protein sequence MENNRKEQERAELHRTIWNMANDLRGSVDGWDFKQYVLGMLFYRYISENITAYINAGEWEAGNTEFDYAKLSDEEAEQAREDLVKTKGFFILPSELFENVRTRAKDDENLNETLEQIFSNIEASAQGTESEDNFKGLFDDIDVNSNKLGNTVAKRNEKLVKLMNSVGEMKLGDYKDNTIDAFGDAYEFLMGMYASNAGKSGGEYYTPQEVSELLTHLTIVGKTEVNKVYDPACGSGSLLLKFAKILGKENVRQGFFGQEINITTYNLCRINMFLHDIDYDKFDIALGDTLTDPQHWDDEPFEAIVSNPPYSIKWKGDNDPILINDPRFSPAGVLAPKSKADLAFIMHSLSWLATNGTAAIVCFPGVMYRGGAEKKIRQYLIDNNYIDCIIQLPDNLFYGTSIATCIMVLKKSKSENSTLFIDASKEFVKVTNNNKLTQENIETILNAFKERKDIEHFARLVPNSEIAEQDYNLSVSTYVEQEDTREKIDIVALNAEIEKIVAREQILREEIDKIIAEIEVGK
- a CDS encoding phage major capsid protein, yielding MATSTTYNRAFWNVMKGKEENNQNLSEGFDNAGAYVAPDEFREGFNTALAKENIFRRFVTVINLSSAEGKIQAVSSTSTADWVEDGDPIPESADTFTQFLVKSYKLASLVKLNRSFVTDMNFNLEKYLMGDFAKRFGKADALQGQIGFSAYERLDGKLIQPDALKILQIKA
- a CDS encoding transposon-encoded TnpW family protein, translating into MENQSNCRTTKSDIGGTVYVVESRISDSAKESVYSKLKRLITVNAKNLSKLSDSSYKPTEINSTSSR
- a CDS encoding helix-turn-helix domain-containing protein is translated as MTVSYKKLWKLLIDRDMKKKDLQAAAGISPSSISKLSKNEYVSMDVLVKVCTALGVDFKDIMELVPNMVEERK
- a CDS encoding phage/plasmid primase, P4 family; translated protein: MLKDMPQFCCWKYEERSGRKTKVPYNPVTGKRAKADQRSTFKDFSSAVAAISDYDGIGFLVGNDICVIDLDDCFDSGGKLKPVTQNVVEAFSGCYMEHSPSGKGLHIFFKATGYDFDKTKYYINNRKLGVEVYVAGATNRFVTVTGNVYADGATTRNGKGTLCESILKVLGSYGCTARPETISLKKNNNSSSPSEDIARLAGVRFVNISEPSRGLVLNAAQVKSMTGGDTINARFLHENSFDFSPKFKLYINTNYLPVITDMTLFSSGRVVIIPFERHFDESEQDKSLKREFAKPENQSAILNWLIEGYRLLKKEGLTLPDSVKTATDAYKHDSDKIALFFEDALEESPNSEVRTSEVYARYQRWCSANGCYSENARNFKQALSAIARVERKRPRSGGGMTTLLMGYKLANDDEFFLL